In Plasmodium vivax chromosome 14, whole genome shotgun sequence, the genomic window caaaaatgtcgagctacaaaaatgtaattccGAAGAGGAGCTACCAGGAAAGGGGGCAGGCCAAAGAGAGGCTACACCTGGGGGAGCTGGAGAAAAAAGTGGACTATGGAAAGAGGagagaaatttataaaaaaaaaaaaaaaattgaaaatgtgctgaaggaaaaaattatgaacagaaACCCAGATGAGTTCCACACGGGTATGGTTCACTCGAGGGTAACAGATGGTACCAACGAattgaaaaaagaggagaaggtgCTGAGGACAGACGTCGTGTTAAAAAACAAGAGGGACGGTCTGAAGGAGCAAACGAATGCATTGtatagaaaattaaaaaaaataaataaagcgctggaaaattattacataaatgtacCCCTGAGGTATCTTTTTAATAACTCGCATGAGCTCTACAACGACAAGGAGGACACTACCACCACCTATGTGCTGAaggcggaaaagaaaaaactgaagAGCAGAGCTGCCGTTCTTCAGAGAAGGTACAGTTCGCTGCTTaacttaaagaaaaatgtctTGTCccaaataagaaaaatcGATAACATGTATGCAAATACGTATAAGCATGTGGATGGGTATTGCATCCTTAAGGGTGTTGGCGGTGCTCCCCATCGGTTCTTTGCGCCACGCTTGAGATAGGTATTATGGTGGCCGCCACAATGAGGGGGCGGGgaggcgttttttttttgtgtgtctCCTCGTTAGGGTTAATCTCCCGACCCACATGTTGCaaacgcgtttttttttttgggggttACGCGATAATTTTTCGAATACTCCAATTTGTACGCGCGTTTGCTAAGCGCGTAGTTTAGGCTGCTTACTTGgttggcattttttccctttaacccatttttgtttccctttaACCTacttttgtttcttttttttttttttttttttgtgcctcctCTCCTGTCGCGCGCGTTACACTGCGTGTACCATTTCGCCTTACGCTGCGCtcattggggggggggggaaaaaaaaaacgccgcaGATAGGCAGAACCTTCGTTAACACTTtgcatgtacatttttgcgaaaactGCGAACGGGTCCATTTGGCACCCCGCCCAAACGTTTGCTCATGAGAAGGGCAGAAAATTTCTCCACGGCGTTGCGTTGCCAAGGAGGAGGAATGCTGGGCCATTCGGGATGTCAAATTGtttcacagaaaaaaaaggtgttccTGTTGAAGCAGTCCGTGCACACATGATGTACCCCTCTGTGTGGCGTATGGGAATGGCCCTCTGGCGATAGGCTATCAACTTTGCCGCTCAGTAAAGCCCCGAGAGAGGGAACCCACCacggaaaaatgaaaatcatCTACGCGTATAAAAAGGAGCACTACGAACTGGAGGTCGACGAGGGGAATGCTGACGATTACGTCATCGACgcgttggaaaaaaattcgaaaaagTGCAGCTGCGATGGTTTGCCTTACGACAGTGAGACGCAGGTGGAGTTTCTGAATTTATGGCAGTTCCACACGGGAAGGGAAGTGAATTTTGCACGTGAGAGACCAACTGGTAGGAAAACGCACGTGGGGAGAACTACCCAGCTGGGTAGCGATGATGAAGGACAAAACGAATCGCTGCTAAATTATGTGAGCTATTTCGAGAAGGAAGGGTACATCGTCAAAGAGGGAGACATTTATggagcacattttttactttaccTAGATGGTGAGCAATATACCCACGCGGTTTACGCTGTGTATGCTGTGCGTAGGGACCATGTGATTAGGGACCTCATTCGTATGTTGAGGGTATCACGtagcgtgaaaaaaaacgtcatCTTAATATTGCTGACAGGCAGAGAAGCAGCGGATCTGTCAGATAACCTCGTTTACGTGAAGGTTTACTCTTATAAATAGGGGTCCCTCAGGGTGGTGCTGGttggaaggggggaaggaccAGTGAATCCGCAGCTGTCTTCATGCGTGTGGTTTTGTATACCTTCCTAGGTAGTGCCCTCTATCCGTACATTTTGCTGTACTGCATTTTTCTGTACtttgcttcgttttgctttgccCTAACTTTTTTGCACAATAGGCATCGCTAAAGGGAGCGAAGTTTCACCGTAACAGCTCCCACAAACGTATCGCGACAGCATTTATAGTGTGTCCTCTGAGGAAGAAAACCCCAATGTCGAAATTGACAAATGTTAACccaattaaaaatttgtgtgCGGTGAAGGAAAACCCGTTTTTGTTGCAAATTGGGGGCAACGAAACGTCCGAAAAGGCGAATACGCAGAGGGATAAATCCGTTCGGCTTGCTCAGCCGTTTTTACAACTATTGTGGGGGAGAAACGCACAAAAGGAAGTTAAGTTATTGTAAACTCTGCGTCAAGCTTGTAATGGGGCATAACCACCAATTTGACATtctggctagccaaaaaaaaaaaaataaaaaaaaaaaaaaaaaaaaaaacacctgaGTTGTTCATACAAATTGGGCCCAATTTTGTTCAGTTCtgccgcctttttttttttttttattttttttttttcctctctctTTCTCTTCTCTCCCCCGCTTGCCAACTGTGTTCACTTTGCGCCCCCTCCAAATTTGCGAATCCAGAAATATGAGACCCTTCTTCGATTCCGACATTGTGGTCAATTTTACCCTTTCGGAAGAAGCAGtacaaaatgagaagaaaatcATTGAAAGCAACCGGCGCGTTTTGCGGGAGTgccagaaggagaagctgataagtgaggggaaaaagaactGGGATAAGTTTTACCATCATTACaaaaccaatttttttaaagatagGAAGTGGATAAGGATCGAGTTCGACCACATCTTCAGGGGCGAGACGTCCATAAGTGAAGAGCACACTGGGGAAGGCGCAGCGCAAGTGGGCTGtacgaaggagaagaagctcgTACTCGAAATCGGGTGCGGGGTGGGAAATACGCTAATCCCGCTGCTAATGCAGTACGAGCATTTGAACTGCGTCGGGGTAGACTTTTCGAAAAATGCAATAAATCTGCTGAATGAGAAGTGGAGCCGGGTGATCAGTTTGAACGAGCAGTTGAAGGGAGCGGCGGGCGAGGAGGCAGGCGAGGAGGCAGTCGAAGAGGCAAACAACGGGGTTGGCAACGAGGCAGGTGAAGATGCGAACAAGGGGGGCGGCGAAGAGGCAAGTAACGGGGTCTGCAACGAGGACAACTCCGAAGGGGAAGACGGCAGCTCCGACATTTTCGAGCTGAAGCGTTATAGAAAAATGGGGAACTTAATCAAAACGTGCGTAGTGGATATGACAGCCCCCGAGGGAGCTTACACCCAGGTGTGCGACGCAGGGACGGTGGACATCGTTCTGCTCATTTACGTTTTGTCCTCCGTACAGCcggagaaaatgaagaatgtCATTTACCATT contains:
- a CDS encoding hypothetical protein, conserved (encoded by transcript PVX_101295A) — encoded protein: MRPFFDSDIVVNFTLSEEAVQNEKKIIESNRRVLRECQKEKLISEGKKNWDKFYHHYKTNFFKDRKWIRIEFDHIFRGETSISEEHTGEGAAQVGCTKEKKLVLEIGCGVGNTLIPLLMQYEHLNCVGVDFSKNAINLLNEKWSRVISLNEQLKGAAGEEAGEEAVEEANNGVGNEAGEDANKGGGEEASNGVCNEDNSEGEDGSSDIFELKRYRKMGNLIKTCVVDMTAPEGAYTQVCDAGTVDIVLLIYVLSSVQPEKMKNVIYHSYRYLKRGGYVLLRDYGLYDLAQVRFANKKEKKISENFYVRGDKTFVYFFKTEELRSLFCENGFFEEVQNGYITRIVKNRKRNLEMKRIWVQSIFRKR
- a CDS encoding tRNA intron endonuclease, catalytic C-terminal domain containing protein (encoded by transcript PVX_101290A), which translates into the protein MKIIYAYKKEHYELEVDEGNADDYVIDALEKNSKKCSCDGLPYDSETQVEFLNLWQFHTGREVNFARERPTGRKTHVGRTTQLGSDDEGQNESLLNYVSYFEKEGYIVKEGDIYGAHFLLYLDGEQYTHAVYAVYAVRRDHVIRDLIRMLRVSRSVKKNVILILLTGREAADLSDNLVYVKVYSYK
- a CDS encoding U3 small nucleolar RNA-associated protein 11, putative (encoded by transcript PVX_101285A); amino-acid sequence: MSSYKNVIPKRSYQERGQAKERLHLGELEKKVDYGKRREIYKKKKKIENVLKEKIMNRNPDEFHTGMVHSRVTDGTNELKKEEKVLRTDVVLKNKRDGLKEQTNALYRKLKKINKALENYYINVPLRYLFNNSHELYNDKEDTTTTYVLKAEKKKLKSRAAVLQRRYSSLLNLKKNVLSQIRKIDNMYANTYKHVDGYCILKGVGGAPHRFFAPRLR